One genomic segment of Paenibacillus xylanexedens includes these proteins:
- a CDS encoding sensor histidine kinase, protein MNFIRSLRFKFIVGLTLIMLPLFMLLYYNNVYAMKVVRDKVSLTNMNHLAKSVEQNERVLQETNRYLYSLGERDPDIISLFFLKYGSGDYIIAKQRIMNKFMTDIGFYNLIDSFFLYDAVNDDLLLATSGNYDVKKSVVQESMPVQMQQLEGDIQKPEWSIVRGGTWNALVKTVRINQQFYAGALVDMNALNHTQQFTESGDRGGAVIVGTDGGALSDSTLNTAQIQLAAAHLPGLKNPYQVISEVVNKGEARQYLMLGTASAMSQMYYIVLLPEEDMMRNLPFFQQIIRLLPIGAAVILVTALIFLRHLLFRPMNALIRGMRRVSRGDLDVKLDPPSSSELEFMTRSFNQMTSEIRHLKIDVYEEQLRTREAEFKQLQMQINPHFYLNSLNIIHSLASLQKHELVQQMAGHLADYFRFSLRAGKRVIRLDEELEHIRHYLEIQKLRFPSRFDFELDIEPNLGHYVIPPLTIQPFVENAIIHGFQRRTQAFVIRIVARLGEKSSGQVDGTVLQLMIVDNGVGFEEELLGRLQHGQYAEDPSGQHIGIWNVAHRLLVKYGDQASLQFGNEVDHGAKVIIDLPAQTEEEEGGAYAEPVDRG, encoded by the coding sequence ATGAATTTTATCCGTTCACTTCGTTTTAAATTTATAGTGGGTCTTACATTGATCATGCTGCCATTATTCATGCTTCTTTATTACAACAATGTCTACGCCATGAAAGTTGTACGTGACAAAGTATCCCTCACCAATATGAATCATCTCGCCAAGAGTGTGGAGCAGAATGAACGTGTATTACAGGAGACGAATCGGTATTTGTATAGTCTGGGCGAGCGGGACCCAGATATTATCTCTCTATTTTTTCTGAAATACGGCAGCGGTGATTATATCATTGCAAAGCAACGGATTATGAACAAATTCATGACAGATATCGGTTTTTATAATCTAATCGATTCTTTTTTTCTATATGATGCCGTGAATGATGATCTGCTGCTCGCCACTTCAGGCAATTATGATGTCAAAAAGTCGGTTGTGCAGGAGAGTATGCCAGTCCAGATGCAGCAATTGGAAGGGGATATCCAGAAGCCGGAATGGAGCATCGTGCGTGGCGGGACGTGGAATGCGCTGGTGAAAACGGTGCGAATCAACCAGCAGTTCTATGCAGGTGCACTTGTTGATATGAATGCACTGAATCATACACAACAATTCACTGAGTCCGGAGATCGGGGAGGTGCAGTCATTGTTGGAACAGACGGTGGGGCACTATCGGATTCCACATTGAATACTGCACAGATTCAGCTGGCTGCAGCGCATCTTCCCGGCCTGAAGAATCCGTATCAGGTGATCTCTGAAGTTGTGAACAAGGGAGAAGCACGTCAATATTTGATGTTGGGTACTGCCTCGGCCATGTCCCAGATGTATTATATCGTGCTGCTGCCTGAGGAAGACATGATGCGTAACCTCCCGTTTTTCCAGCAGATCATTCGTCTGCTTCCCATTGGTGCGGCAGTAATTCTGGTTACTGCACTGATCTTTTTGCGGCATCTGTTATTCCGCCCGATGAATGCGTTAATCCGAGGCATGAGAAGGGTCAGCCGTGGAGATCTCGATGTGAAGCTGGACCCGCCATCTTCGTCGGAGCTTGAATTTATGACACGAAGTTTCAATCAAATGACCAGTGAGATCAGGCATCTGAAGATTGATGTGTATGAGGAACAGTTGCGGACGCGGGAGGCAGAGTTCAAACAACTGCAAATGCAGATCAATCCTCACTTTTACCTGAATTCACTCAATATTATTCATAGTCTGGCTTCCTTACAAAAGCATGAGTTGGTGCAGCAGATGGCTGGTCATCTGGCCGATTATTTTCGATTCAGTCTGCGTGCAGGCAAACGTGTTATTCGTCTGGATGAAGAGCTGGAGCACATTCGTCATTACTTAGAAATTCAAAAGCTGAGGTTTCCAAGCAGATTCGATTTCGAACTGGATATCGAACCGAATCTGGGACATTATGTGATTCCGCCATTAACCATTCAGCCTTTTGTGGAGAACGCCATTATTCATGGATTTCAGCGCCGGACACAAGCATTTGTCATTCGGATCGTGGCGCGCCTCGGTGAGAAGTCGTCCGGTCAGGTAGATGGGACGGTGCTTCAACTGATGATTGTGGACAATGGTGTCGGATTTGAAGAGGAATTGTTGGGGCGTCTGCAACATGGACAATACGCTGAAGATCCGAGTGGACAACATATCGGTATATGGAACGTGGCTCATCGGCTTTTAGTGAAGTATGGTGATCAAGCCAGTTTGCAGTTTGGCAATGAGGTGGATCATGGCGCCAAAGTCATCATTGATTTACCCGCTCAGACCGAAGAGGAAGAAGGGGGAGCCTATGCGGAACCTGTTGATCGTGGATGA
- a CDS encoding response regulator transcription factor, with protein sequence MRNLLIVDDEVYALQAMVEGVDWQAAGIDQVYSAGDAEEARKILKANAIDIMICDIEMPGETGLDLQSWVLKHDPGILTIFLTGHALFDYAQTAIKLNSFDYVLKPAPADQLIKVVTQAVEKIKDGEQRTRTNEVYETVYKRWKTHKPLLTERFWKDAISQRITLTEQRLKELAELYGAEIDPQARVLPIVISVEEWVRDFDLRDEEVLEYALRNAAKEMLLSDKPGEVFQDQSGLNIVLAYEQDGIIPSASEVAQRCQGYIQECGTYFYCRLSCYVGAPVAVTELQGMLNELMDMERRNIKELEEVFVYDERGRDQEDRFLPIPWFSELSILFETGKVGDLRERVDEIFELLAAQEGLSPEMLHLYYHAMLHVVYPLLHQKNVSIRSLYPGEREPEESMVTRSLPQLKQWTSDLIDRVIPVLYPDDHSPMTIVDQLCVYIETHIGEELMREELAAFAGFNPAYLSRLFRKEKGMSLSEFILQGRVAKAKTLLSQSTVKVTDIAGKVGYYNYSHFTKMFKKCTGITPQEFRKQSRTV encoded by the coding sequence ATGCGGAACCTGTTGATCGTGGATGATGAAGTGTATGCATTACAAGCAATGGTGGAAGGAGTCGATTGGCAAGCAGCAGGCATTGACCAGGTATACAGTGCTGGTGATGCCGAAGAGGCAAGAAAGATTTTAAAGGCTAATGCTATTGATATCATGATCTGTGATATCGAGATGCCTGGTGAAACAGGGCTTGACCTGCAAAGTTGGGTGTTGAAACATGATCCAGGCATACTGACCATTTTCCTGACAGGGCATGCTTTATTCGATTATGCTCAGACAGCCATTAAGCTAAACAGCTTTGATTATGTGTTGAAGCCGGCTCCAGCGGATCAATTGATTAAGGTAGTCACCCAGGCGGTGGAGAAGATCAAGGATGGAGAGCAGCGTACCCGTACCAACGAAGTTTATGAGACCGTATACAAACGCTGGAAAACCCATAAACCGCTACTGACGGAACGTTTCTGGAAAGATGCCATCTCTCAGCGTATCACGTTAACCGAACAACGGTTGAAAGAGCTCGCAGAACTGTATGGTGCCGAGATTGATCCGCAGGCTCGTGTGTTACCCATTGTGATATCGGTAGAGGAATGGGTGCGTGATTTTGATTTGCGTGACGAAGAGGTATTGGAATATGCCCTTCGTAATGCAGCCAAAGAGATGCTGCTTAGCGACAAGCCCGGTGAGGTGTTTCAGGATCAAAGTGGATTAAATATTGTGCTTGCTTATGAGCAAGATGGCATCATTCCGAGTGCGAGCGAAGTGGCACAACGTTGTCAGGGATATATTCAGGAATGTGGTACGTATTTCTACTGTCGGTTGTCCTGTTATGTTGGTGCCCCGGTTGCTGTAACTGAACTGCAAGGCATGTTAAATGAACTGATGGATATGGAACGGCGCAATATTAAGGAGCTTGAAGAAGTTTTTGTCTATGATGAGCGGGGAAGAGATCAGGAAGATCGCTTTTTGCCTATTCCATGGTTTTCGGAATTATCCATTCTTTTTGAGACAGGTAAAGTAGGGGATTTGCGAGAACGTGTGGATGAGATTTTTGAGTTGCTTGCTGCCCAAGAGGGTTTATCTCCTGAAATGCTGCATCTCTACTATCATGCCATGCTGCATGTGGTCTATCCGCTGCTTCATCAGAAAAACGTGTCAATACGCAGTCTGTATCCGGGTGAACGGGAGCCGGAGGAGAGTATGGTGACAAGGTCGTTGCCGCAGTTGAAGCAATGGACGTCGGATCTGATTGATCGTGTTATCCCGGTGTTGTACCCGGACGATCATAGCCCCATGACCATTGTGGATCAGTTGTGCGTTTATATTGAAACTCATATTGGTGAAGAACTTATGCGAGAGGAACTTGCAGCTTTTGCCGGATTCAATCCCGCTTATCTATCACGTCTGTTTCGGAAAGAGAAGGGGATGTCCCTGTCTGAGTTTATCCTGCAGGGCAGAGTAGCCAAAGCGAAGACATTGTTGTCCCAGTCCACCGTCAAAGTGACGGATATCGCTGGCAAGGTGGGGTACTACAATTACTCGCATTTCACCAAAATGTTCAAAAAGTGCACGGGTATAACGCCACAGGAGTTTCGAAAACAGTCACGTACCGTATAG
- a CDS encoding ABC transporter permease has translation MKTQPQAGKGVRISEIPGETVRKRKSVWHNLGKFKVLYLMFLPGVLFLLVNNYMPMFGVLIAFKNVNYADGIWGSPWSGWDNFKYLFSTSDAWEITRNTLAYNTVFIALNLLVGVGLAILLNEVKNKAMSKLYQSLMLLPYFLSMIVVSYLVLAFLGKDSGFMNSTVLQMFGGQPIDWYSEPKYWPYILPLVNTWKNIGYYAVIYLAAVVGIDEEYYEAAVLDGATKWHQIRFITIPFLVPLIVIMTLLQIGRIFYADFSLFYQVPLESGALFPVTNVLDTYVYRTFLIGGDIGMSSAAGLYQAIVGFVLVLVSNTIVRRIDKDNALF, from the coding sequence ATGAAGACACAACCCCAGGCGGGTAAGGGAGTACGGATATCGGAAATACCGGGAGAAACAGTCCGAAAGCGCAAGTCTGTTTGGCACAATCTTGGCAAATTCAAGGTGCTATATCTCATGTTCTTGCCAGGTGTCCTGTTTCTGCTGGTGAACAACTATATGCCGATGTTCGGCGTTCTGATCGCATTCAAAAATGTAAACTATGCTGATGGTATTTGGGGGAGCCCATGGAGTGGATGGGACAATTTTAAATATTTGTTCTCAACCAGTGATGCATGGGAAATTACCCGAAATACACTCGCGTATAACACGGTGTTCATTGCACTAAATCTCTTAGTAGGTGTCGGGCTTGCTATTCTGCTCAATGAAGTGAAGAACAAGGCAATGTCCAAGTTATATCAATCACTTATGTTATTACCGTATTTCTTGTCCATGATTGTGGTCAGTTATCTGGTACTGGCTTTCCTGGGCAAGGATTCAGGCTTCATGAACTCAACGGTTCTGCAGATGTTCGGCGGTCAGCCGATCGACTGGTATTCAGAGCCGAAGTATTGGCCGTATATTTTGCCACTGGTGAACACATGGAAGAATATTGGATATTATGCCGTCATCTATCTGGCAGCTGTCGTGGGTATCGATGAAGAATATTATGAAGCAGCTGTGCTTGATGGCGCAACCAAATGGCATCAGATTCGTTTCATTACCATTCCGTTTCTCGTCCCATTAATCGTCATTATGACGTTATTGCAAATTGGCCGTATATTCTATGCAGACTTCAGTCTGTTCTATCAGGTTCCATTGGAATCGGGAGCGCTGTTCCCTGTAACGAATGTACTGGATACCTACGTATATCGTACGTTCCTTATCGGTGGAGATATCGGGATGTCATCAGCAGCCGGTCTATACCAAGCAATCGTTGGATTTGTGCTGGTTCTTGTATCCAATACCATCGTAAGGCGAATAGATAAAGATAATGCATTATTTTGA
- a CDS encoding carbohydrate ABC transporter permease: protein MKSRDPLAVSKRSASVIHAMFLFYAIACIVPILLVFAISFSDETTVIANGYKLIPEKFSLTAYEFLFRDMDQIIHSYGISFIVTVVGTITSVALTALYAYPLSRRDLPYRGWFAFFIFFTMLFNGGLVPWYLVYVNVLDLKNSLLALIMPLLLSPFFVLVMRTFFANSIPVSILESARIDGAGELRTFARIVLPLSLPVMATVALFSTLNYWNDWYLSMIFISDNRTISLQYLMYRTLLDIQYLTTNSNVSSQISSQGGLLNLPNKTLQMAMAVVGIGPIVLAYPFFQRYFIKGLTVGAVKG, encoded by the coding sequence GTGAAATCACGTGATCCACTAGCCGTATCGAAGCGTTCCGCATCCGTTATTCATGCGATGTTTCTATTCTATGCCATTGCCTGTATCGTGCCGATCCTGCTTGTCTTCGCCATCTCATTTTCGGACGAGACAACAGTAATTGCCAATGGATATAAGCTTATTCCAGAGAAATTCAGCCTGACGGCTTATGAGTTTCTGTTCAGAGATATGGATCAGATCATTCACTCGTATGGTATATCCTTTATCGTTACCGTTGTAGGTACCATTACAAGTGTTGCGCTGACCGCATTGTATGCGTATCCGCTCTCACGGAGAGATCTGCCTTACCGGGGCTGGTTCGCCTTTTTCATCTTCTTCACGATGTTGTTCAACGGGGGTCTGGTACCTTGGTACTTGGTCTATGTCAACGTATTGGATCTGAAAAACTCCCTACTGGCACTCATTATGCCGCTACTGCTATCCCCATTCTTTGTACTGGTCATGCGTACATTCTTCGCGAACTCCATTCCGGTGTCTATTCTGGAATCGGCTCGGATTGATGGTGCGGGAGAATTGAGAACGTTTGCACGTATCGTGCTTCCGCTCTCTCTTCCCGTAATGGCAACCGTTGCGTTGTTCAGTACATTGAATTACTGGAATGACTGGTACCTTAGCATGATTTTTATATCAGATAACCGGACGATCAGCCTTCAGTACCTTATGTACCGGACGCTGCTCGATATTCAATATTTAACAACCAACTCCAACGTCTCTTCACAGATTTCGTCGCAGGGTGGATTGCTGAATCTGCCTAACAAAACTCTGCAAATGGCGATGGCTGTAGTCGGTATTGGTCCAATTGTACTGGCATATCCGTTCTTCCAGCGTTATTTCATCAAAGGTCTTACGGTTGGCGCTGTGAAGGGATAA